A single genomic interval of bacterium harbors:
- a CDS encoding roadblock/LC7 domain-containing protein, with product MDLILQASPSAKTAGLVSHDGILIMKSSKPTFQDTNELEFQAARLYQFSKAWWDELDSGPLKKMILSGKNTTFIAFPIDDDVLLFIEALNTLNLNWVNQNISHIIAKIKKIL from the coding sequence ATGGATTTAATACTTCAAGCGAGTCCAAGTGCTAAGACAGCCGGTTTGGTCAGTCACGATGGCATTCTCATTATGAAATCATCCAAGCCAACGTTCCAAGACACAAACGAACTGGAATTCCAAGCAGCCAGACTCTATCAATTCTCCAAGGCATGGTGGGACGAACTTGACTCCGGGCCGCTAAAAAAAATGATCCTCTCCGGAAAAAACACCACTTTCATTGCTTTTCCGATTGATGATGATGTATTACTTTTTATTGAAGCACTCAACACATTGAATCTTAATTGGGTTAATCAAAATATTTCGCATATAATAGCCAAAATCAAAAAAATCCTTTAG